Proteins co-encoded in one Arachis hypogaea cultivar Tifrunner chromosome 13, arahy.Tifrunner.gnm2.J5K5, whole genome shotgun sequence genomic window:
- the LOC112735456 gene encoding uncharacterized protein, whose product MRAKVPKNFKSPDMDLYDRTIDLKHYLSNFKYQMYLADASDATRCKAFPTTLTKAAMKWFNSLPPRSVTSFDDLSRKFLMQFSIQKDKVNHAPSLLGVKQEVGEPLKDYVERFNKACLEIQDLPTKAVIMGLVNGLREGPFSQSISKRHLTSLSDVQERAEKYINMEENARLRELSWRSGYPHSSREKEREPKKKEEVGKAGQERSDNHGKRKRDEEDRRDPPP is encoded by the exons atgagggcaaaagttccaaagaacttcaaaagccctgatatggatcTGTACGACAGGACCATCGACCTAAAACACTACCTTAGCAACTTCAAATATCAGATGTATCTAGCTGATGCCTCCGATGCTacccgctgcaaagcctttccaacgaCTTTGACAAAggcggcgatgaagtggttcaATAGCCTCCCCCCTAGGTCGGTCACCAGCTTCGACGACCTCTCGCGTAAGTTCCTTATGCAGTTttcaatccagaaggacaaagtcaATCACGCGCCTAGTCTACTGGGAGTAAAACAAGAGGTCGGAGAACCCCTGAAAGACTAcgtggaaaggttcaacaaggcgTGCTTAGAAATTCAGGACCTGCCTACTAAAGCAGTAATAATGGGTCTTGTCAATGGACTTCGAGAAGGACCTTTCTCGCAGTCCATCTCCAAGAGACACCTGACCTCTTTGAGCGATGTACAAGAAAGAgccgaaaagtacatcaacatggaagaaaatgccaGACTGCGCGAATTGAGCTGGCGATCTGGGTACCCTCACTCATCAAGGGAAAAGGAGAGGGagcccaagaagaaagaagaagtcgG aaaagctggccaggaAAGATCGGATAATCATGGAAAGAGGAAACGAGATGAGGAAGATCGGAGAGATCCGCCACCATAG